The Sinomicrobium kalidii genome contains a region encoding:
- the rbfA gene encoding 30S ribosome-binding factor RbfA, which produces MESNRQKKIAGVIQRDLADILQRAATDGGLQGILISVTKVAVTVDLSVAKIYLSIFPNAKSGELLAGIKKNQSQIKHELAKRTRNQLRRVPELDFFMDDSLEYIDKIEKSLKGRENPIQNPDMLDKRKKS; this is translated from the coding sequence ATGGAGAGTAACAGACAGAAAAAAATAGCAGGAGTAATCCAGCGCGACCTGGCCGATATATTGCAACGTGCCGCCACAGACGGAGGACTTCAGGGCATACTCATCTCCGTAACCAAAGTAGCTGTAACGGTTGATTTGTCCGTAGCCAAAATCTATTTGAGTATATTCCCTAATGCCAAAAGCGGGGAACTCCTGGCAGGAATTAAAAAAAATCAGTCACAGATAAAGCACGAACTCGCAAAGCGCACCAGAAATCAGTTGCGAAGAGTTCCCGAACTGGACTTTTTTATGGACGATTCCCTGGAATACATAGACAAAATCGAAAAATCCCTGAAAGGCAGGGAAAACCCCATACAAAATCCCGATATGCTGGACAAACGGAAAAAATCGTGA